A genomic stretch from Malus domestica chromosome 15, GDT2T_hap1 includes:
- the LOC139191672 gene encoding uncharacterized protein, whose product MTTRFKKNHKKRGHGRIGKHRKHPGGRGNAGGMHHHRILFDKYHLGYFGKVGMRYFHRLRNKFHCPIVNLDKLWSLVPQEVKDKAAASKRKRPRPVKCEDKNPSFFAVQNSPVSSTAKVVADQPSKVETSSPNVKKKKKKTQDLQLKMPHLPVTDTLPCASPPVTDTTPGWRKTKNGGFAYDLPDSQAVPAAPASMEAQPEAIEPESNAVSKFKASERRIGE is encoded by the exons ATGACGACGAGGTTCAAGAAGAACCACAAGAAGCGCGGCCACGGGCGTATCGGCAAGCACCGCAAGCACCCCGGCGGTCGCGGTAACGCCGGAGGCATGCACCACCACCGGATCCTCTTCGACAAGTACCATCTAGGGTATTTCGGTAAAGTCGGTATGAGGTACTTCCACAGGCTGCGCAACAAGTTCCATTGCCCGATCGTAAACCTCGACAAGCTGTGGTCGCTTGTGCCCCAGGAGGTGAAGGACAAGGCCGCCGCATCCAAGAGGAAAAGACCGCGACCCGTGAAGTGCGAAGATAAGAACCCATCATTTTTTGCAGTTCAAAACAGTCCCGTTTCGTCTACGGCCAAAGTGGTGGCTGATCAGCCTTCGAAGGTTGAGACTTCCTCtccaaatgtgaaaaaaaaaaaaaaaaaaacccaggaTCTGCAGCTGAAAATGCCACATCTACCAGTTAcagatacattaccttgtgcatctccaccagttacagataccacccctggatggaggaaga CTAAAAATGGTGGCTTTGCGTACGATTTGCCCGACTCTCAAGCTGTTCCAGCTGCTCCGGCATCAATGGAGGCTCAGCCAGAGGCAATTGAGCCGGAGAGCAATGCCGTATCAAAATTCAAGGCCAGCGAACGACGAATCGGAGAGTAG